The Primulina eburnea isolate SZY01 chromosome 12, ASM2296580v1, whole genome shotgun sequence genome includes the window TTATCATCTGTTTAATATAAAGCTTTGCATAGTAGATCACAATTAGGAAAAATAATGATAGATCAGAATTATGAGAAATAAAAATCGTGTCTTGGGaaacaaacataaattttgATCTAGAGGTCAAGAAACATttgaattataatattaatatttcgcTATCGTTCGattttgttaatgattttataaTCATCAATATTGATTAGTTCTAGTAGTTTAATATTGTATTGTATTGTATTGTAAAAAAATAACGAGAAAATTAATTGtaacaataatatattttttatatgagtATATAAAAATATCCATGGTGTTGAGTATATTTTGGTCTATTAGTTTCACTTAAATTTTTGTAGtccataaatatttttattcatgatttttttgtctctgatatttaaaattaatacaCAATTAGTCATAGTTATTAATTTGATGTTTAAATTAACAACTTGATTTATTTTTTCGTTTTCTTTAAAAGTTTAGTAATCAAAACATTAACCTAAAAAAGAAATCATTGGAGATAAACAATGAGGTGGAAATAAGTCAAaagattaataattttttaattatactTTTATTAGAATATATATGACATAAATTTACATAACATATGGATgtaagattttaaaattaattatatggtaatttaatataattaaaataattattgagttaattaattaaaataattaattatgtcaAATAAATTTAGTTGTGTgttaaaatatgtattttataatATCGAAATTTAATACAATATAAAAGATAAAATAACACACGAGAGTAAAATAAGTACAAAATCTGGATAATTGGTCTTGAGTTTCATCTATATTCTCagttaacaaaaataaaatggaAAAGAAAGAACACAATCCCTAAACCTATTCCCATTGCCCCGCTTCCCTGACAAATACCCGACCACCGCGCTCCATTAGATGCTGCAGATCAAAGTAGCGACCACCGTGGAGGGTAGCTGAAGGTTCGATGAAGACTGTAGGGGCCGGAATCGGAAGAATTGTGGACACCGAGCCCTGTACGTGAAATGTTTATGCGTGATTCTTGGTCCGATTTCTGAGGGTAGCTGAGGATTGGACGAAAACTTTATTTTTCttcgatttattttaaaattaattaattttttttaaaaagaaatcaaacaaaataacatccaaaaaaataaatatatatttcataaatcaaacaaaaaagagagaaattgattaaaattatttattttaaaataaaaatatagtaCATTTCTAAAAAATGGAGTCgtaaatttcattatttttttatttattttaaattatattaaagttataaattttgttttttttttcaaaaaattagattaaatttcatttttttcaatttttttaaatctatTAGTAGCTGAAATAAAACGAAAAgagatatatatttaaatacacttattaggctgcgtttggtttggaagataaaataaactaatgattaataagtaagataaagaaaatgattgttgtagaaatgtaatatatggtgttatgtttgatatgatttttaagcgtaggataattttgaattttttgattaaAGGACAAAAttgtcttttctttttttttttcttcttccactCCGGCGGTGACGGCGACGGCGCCGTCCAGCGGCTgttggcggcggcggcggcagtCCGATGGCCGACGGCGGTCTGGCGGCGGCGGGGCGACGGTGGTCGGTGGTCGGTGGCGGCGGTTatggcgggaagtggtggtgagtttggatataggagaagggtaaaattggaaaatagTAAGGATtaagagttggataaataatcctagggggtgaggagatattattttaacctacctaatataacctaatcattcataagaggtattgacttggttaaataatcaccCGAACCAAACGAGTGATAAAGTGGGTTAAAAAAATAATCCCACCTTATCCATCAAACCAAACACTCCCTTGATAAAAACAAGAACATACATGAAAATTCACGTAAaattaaattcacaattcaaagtCAAGTTATAATACAGATACATATACCTCAATGTActtcaacaaagtgacgatgaTGATCTCTTTTGGCCTAACAATTTTTGTTTCTGATATGGCATGGTTCATTTTAGATTTCGTAAAGCATCCCAACTTGCAGTGTTTTCTCAGGTGGGGTTCCCAGTGTTGAGACTGCTGATCTACTGTTCTTCTGCAGAAATCTGTAAATATGATCTACTGTTAATCTTGCAACAATCCCACTATCCCGATTTGCTTTAAGAATCGTCCTTCCAACGGCAAACACAACCTCATCGCGTGCTGCCGACTCTAACATCCTTATTTCATCCGAATCATCAACAAGTTCTTGAAGTTTTGCGGTAACTAAGGCAATATAATCAACCCCTTCCATTTCCTGAGAATCATTGTATCCGAACTGCACCAAACACCTGTAAACCCCTTGATCTCCCAATTTCCCGACATTCAATCTTTCCTCCGGAAGCACGGTTTTGATCGGAAGAGTTCTAATGGTGACTATGACCATAACTTCGCGTACAGAGTTTGTATGTTGAATATAACGGCGTATGATTGGTGGGATACCGTTGACGAGATCAGTGAAGAAGAAACAAGTTCCTCGTGTCCTGTGCATGATGTTACTCGATAATATTTGATCCAATTCTTGGATGCTCATCTTGTTTTCGGATTCGTATTCTGTTTTTTTACTTCTTCCATAAGTCCATGATAACATGACAAGGAGGAAGAACGCAGAAATAGCAAAGGGTACCCATCCTCCTTGTGGGATTTTGTTTAGCAGAGATGTCATGAATATGCCTTCAATTACAATGTAAGGGAAGAAGAAACATAGGACCAGTTCGACTCTTGTCTTCCATATAACCAACATGACTAATGTTGTCAAGAAAGTTGTTATTATCATGACCCATATGACAACCACAcctgtagtatatatatatatatgtgtgtgtgtgtatactcAGCTAGTTCAGAAATTTAGAAGAGGGACGATTATATATACATTTTgtctataaaatttattttaaggcATTACACTTCTAGACTTTTTGTTGGAAAGGAGAAGAACACTAGACTTACCATATGCATTAGCTAGCTGCACCCCACCTTTGAAACCAACAACAAGGCCAACAGTGAGAAGCATCAAGAAGTAGTTAATTTGTGGTGAATAAACTTGGCCTTCATGTTTTGAGGAAGTGTGGATTATGTTAACACGGGGGAAACAACCGAGGGCCAACGACTGTTTCACGATGGAGAAGCTTGCCGAGATCATAGATTGGCTTGCTACAATGGCAGCTAGTGTTGAAATAACAAACATGGGCCAGTACACTCGATTCGGGAGGGAACTATAATATGCATCAGTTATTTTCTCAGGGTTCTTAACTAAGTATGCGGTTTCGCCAGCATATGTGAGGATCAATGAAGGGTAAACCACCAAAGAGAAAGCCAActgcaaaaagaaaattaaaatgataaacAATTGTTCTTGGAAAGATTATCACATATTCGTCCACCCGTTTTTGTAAACTACCTGAATCGCCCTCTTATTGAAATGGCCCAAATCAGCAAACATGGCCTCAGCTCCTGTTGCACatttcattaaaaataaaatatatttgctgataattatttcaataattagGCAATCATTTTCCCCACAGTACATGCTAAGCTTAAGTTTTACTTGAAGAGTTTGAAATAAATACTATATACCTGTTATGCCCAAGAAAACAGATCCTAGAAGATTCCAAGCAATCTCCCCATTTCTCCGAAAGAATTTCACAATGTAGTGTGGCGATACAGCCTTGATAACCGAGGGATGATGCTTTATGATATTGTATACACCAATTGAAACGTTTGTAGCAAACCAAATGAGCATAATTGGAGAGAATAAGAAGCTAACTTTGCTAGTTCCACAACGTTGCAAGGAAAACAGGGCAATCAGAAGCACCACTGATATCCAAACAACGTGATCTATCGATGAAAGATCAATAGAATATTAGTATGTCACAGCTTCAATTCAATGGAAAACGAGCAATGAAATTGATCCCATCGAATAAAGAATCTCAAATTTCATTTTAAGTTAATGGTTTCGTGGACATTGTTCTTTAAATACGAACATTATCTCAAATACACACCTTGAGTAATTTCGGTGGAGAGAGATTGAATTCCTTGGAGAGCTGAAAGAACtacagcaaaaaaaaaaaaagtaacacCTGTTGCCAACAAATACTGATGCAGCATGCATAAAACTTCTGCAATACTCTTGTTTAACATGCAATAAGATATGGAACTTCAGAATAACTTGACACAAATGTCAAAACGGTTTAAAATTTCGGTTGACCCCCACGATTTTTCTATATAACGTTTTGCATGCAGAAGTTACCACAAGTTGCTGGAGTGAGTGCGCCATCTCCGATGACCATACAAGTCCAAGCAAAACAAGAATCGTGACACAATTCTGAGCAGTCGTGTTTTTTTCAAGAAACTCCTTAGTCTTGGTGCTCAAGGGGCTTCCTCTACCATAATGCACCATGTCAAAATCTGATTCCAAACGCGTATTCTGAATCGAGAACTTGCTGCGAAAGCTTATGTGTCTACAAATATAGGAATACAAGGCAAACGTTCCACCTTCGCCATGATCGTTGGCTTGAAGCACGATGAAAACATATTTAATGAATACAACGATTGTTAACGTCCATATAATAAGGCTTAATGTGCCTATAAGATCATCTTCCGAGAGGTTTGTTAGATTCGTAGCAGAGAAAACATTGACCGGAGAAGTTCCCAAGTCTCCATAGACTATGCCAAGAGATTGGTAAGCTAAGAGTAGGGTTTGCATGGCCGGATATTCCTGCAAAAATGTGTTTTTAGAGTCATAAATTTTTGTGGAGAAAtttgattatagaattaatGAGAAGTAATGTTGCATATAATGTTGATGTATAAGCGAGTCGAAGGGAACAACCTTGGAATTTTTCAGGCACTATATGATTAATTGAATTATTGGAATTTCAAAGAAAAGCTgagaaattgttttttttattatattttcaattCGACTTGTGGCTCTAAAAGTTTTACATTTGCTTTCTGAATTTTACTTTATTTTACTTGGATGGTTATGCGAATTGGTTTTTTTTGTTCAACTCTACTgttctaatatatatatatatatatatatatgcatgtacGAAAAAATACGTTTTTGCTTTTGTGTATTTGCTTCTTTGTGTTTTTGATCATCTGTACTGttaaatttcagttttagtctcatataatttgatttttgataattttaatcatttttcattGAGACTATTAATGAGACACATCTCTGCATTGATATCACATCACATCAATGATAAGTTCGAAAAAATGACCATAAttgtcaaaaaaataaatattatgaactAATACTGAAATTTGAAACATAGAAAATCAAAATAACAAATAGGCAAACATACATAACCCAAACATGGAATTTTCCACACACACGTACACTAGAATATTGTAAAGTGTGCTTGtaaagttttttttataatttatatttaattaaagtaaGATCATATCGTAATTTTGAAAAACACTAAGGGGCTTCACCATTTTGAAATAATGAATTGTCAAAAAAGGagaaaaaaatcaataaaatatgtTATTTAGGGGTTGAACCTACAATCATTTATTTAAGAAACTGATGTTTTATTCACACACTTTGTATTAGAATTTTGACACTTTATTAATATGTTAGTATAACGacaatttgaaaatatttaaaaaagtaTCACCAAAACTGTTCATCTGTCTCTTTATTAATTATagatacacacacatatatgtttttaggcaaaaacttgtatgagactgtctcacgggtcgtattcgtgagacagatctcttatttggatcatccatgaaaaaatattactttttatgctaagagtattacttttattgtgaatatgggtagggttgacccgtctcacatattaagatccgtgagacgatctcacatgagactcactcatgtTTTTAAACACGTTTGTTTCAACAATTCGCTAAATTCAAATTCACCAATGTGATTTTTGAccaagacacacacacacacacagtgTGCGAGTGTGTAAACATGGAATTCATACAAGCACCTTTTCTAATTTTTGAAGAGGTTGATAAATTCTAGTGAAGCTCATAGTTCTGCTGTCGATGCCCGTCTCTTCCGTCCGGAGCATAAAATCGCCGTTGCTGCTACCGCCGCTGCCGTTGCTGTTTTCGAGGTCAATGCTTTGCATGATGTAGTTTGTTTCACCTTCCACGATAATTCAGCGTGCAAATCCTGATAATCAAGAATTTATATAGTGGGATATGTGCTTTGATAACGTAGTACTTatatgttaaataaaaaaaacacagTTGCAGCCACATATGGAGAATTAAGAGAGCAGGTAATTGCTAAGAGCCATAAGTTGTGACTAAATTAAATCATATAAGACGAGAGACCTTAGCCTAGCTATTTTGACGTGCATGTAAATTGTAATCTTTAATTGATttcattatataaataataaatatgaagATAATTACTTACGTATCCAGTATCACATcaacaattaaattaaatagcCGAAAATTAAAAGCTAGCgtatatacaaaaaaaaaaaacttcaaaaACTTAGTGGACCAAAACCAAAATAAGACAAATTAGTGGCCAAAAACTTATTTAAGGATTTATATGTAATTAACATGAGAAATTTATGTTGTCACTAATTAGGTGAAGTTATAAAAAATTGAACGTGTGATACATCATCACGTTGCATGCGGAGTACTGTTCGATCGTCAAAAGGAGAGAGCAGTTGAAAAACAGAGAAAAGGCCAAAATTAAAGAATACAAATGTTGAAGAGAACCCCACTTCACCAGGAATTTGGATCCTCTACTGTGTTTAAAACACAGCATTTGGTGCTATGTATTTTTTACATGAGATGATCACGCGATCATCTTGTGGACATCACATCATATAAGgtaaattttaaaagttgtcAGATTAAACGAGATGATCATGTgatcatctcgtgtaaaaaGTGCACATCAATTAGTGCTGTGTTTTTCAACACAATAGAGGATCCAAATCCCTTCACCAGTGCTTATTTCCATTCAAATTGATTTTTTCATATGTTTAGTTTCCCCGACCACTTCTTTCCATATCTGTCACCCAATCTTTATCAAAGTAGTTCTTTTATGATACAgcctcacgaatctttatctgtgagatgtgtCAACCCTACcggtattcacaataaaaagtaatattttttcatagatgacccaaataaaatattcgtatcacaaaatactacatgtgagaccgtctcagaaAAGTTTTTGTCATCTTATTATTATGTTGAATGCTAgaattgtattttattttttgaataagTTATGAAAATATTATCTGTCTGGAACTTgacttatttaaataataattgataATGAAACTTCATACagtttaataataaattaactAATCCAAACATCACTTTAATGGAAGATAGTGTATTGTAAGCAGAGGATTTCATGTTAAATTAACCTGATACTTGTTTGAGTGAgtctcacgtgagaccgtctcacggatcttaatctgtaagatgggtcaaccctatccatatttacactaaaagtaatattcttagcataaaaagtaatatattttcatagataacccgaataagagatctgtctcacaaaataagacccataagatcgtctcacacaagcttTTACTTACTGGTTTAGCTTTCCCGGGTGGGTCAAGCGAATTTGAACCAAATGCAGATAACGTGAGATTAATAAGAAATTCCTGTCACTTACAAAATAATTATACGCtcctttaataaaaatatgtgtacgCACACAAATACAAAACGACATTTATTCATTTTTAGAATAAAAAGATCACGTAGATTTAGTTTtatcataattataataataaatagtaatataaagaataataaaataatatatacctatattaataataaaaaaataaaatgatgatAATTTAATAATGatgttaatattaataattaaaatgaataaaataataagacaacaatcatgataaaaatattaatatactaacatataataaaaaatatttatttgataataattattataatacttTATTGAATGATAGTTGTTTTAAGATAAAGTAATAATGATATTGCAAAAACTTGtgagagacggtctcatatgtcgtattttgttagaTAGATCTTTTATTTGTGTCATTCAtgcatgaaaaagtattactttttattgtgaatatcggtagggttgatccgtctcacagataaaaattcgcgaGACCGTTTCTCAAGAGATCTACTCTAATGATATAGCTATGTCACATCATCTCATCTTCATCAATGATATTTTGTAAGCCCAAAAGGAGGACACCAAATAGTTTTGTAACCTCTATTGTATTGTCCTATTTTGTTTTGTGTATGTGTGCTTAACTTGGACTTCCCCATCTATAGCAATTAGATTTAAACAAATAGATATCAAGTTAACTAGTTAAGAATGGAGGAGCATGGCGTCCCTTTTTTAGTCAACCACCTTACCACTATCTCTGAACCAATCCCAAGCAGAATCTTACTATATCATGAATTCCATGCTAGCTCTGACCCTTTGCAAGCAGCCAAGCTCTGCTTCCTCCATTGAGCACCAACCAATATTCATCAATGATATTTTATTGTGCTCTCATTTTCTGTTCACCCAAAACAACTCGATCCGATGAAATTGTCCACCTATCTCTTAACCAATATCATCAGATCGATTTGTTTGGGTGAACAGAAAATGAGAGCACAACAAAATATATTCAAACCTAGCGTTTTTCTTCCCGCAAAGATAATGAGATCCTGAAAATACAAAgataaccacgtgaatgggcgccgaaGGAGAATCCGACATGACCACTCTGATGCTCAAGTCAGTGAAGAGTTTTTAGAGAGAATTTGGTAATAAATGTTGTAAAGAAAATATAAGTGAACCCCTTTTAACATTAAACAAACCTCATATTTATAGAAATATAAGTCTATGATGACCTTGTTTTCAATGTCTTCTTACTAATTATGGCAACATACCCTGCTGTCTgacacattttttttatatatcaaTATGTCTCTTTCACCTTGCCACCTCTTATGTGATTTTGACAGTAATGATTACCGAGATAAAGTGCCacatgtttatgtatttgaaTGAGGTGCTGTTACTGAGGCAACCCAGGTAGAAAGCCATCacgtttttatattttttcttcttgtAATCAGATGAAAAGAATAAAGATTCAATCTTTACTACCCGAGCATTCGTCTAGAAGCCCGGGCTCCTGGTAAATACCTGTGGGTATGATGTCCGGGGTGTACCAAAATGACCCAAAACCCCTCATACCTTGATCCATGACCCGGGATCAGCTAGTACTCTGAACCCAGGTCTTCTCGGGGGGTATCACTCGGGTCAACCCGGGGGTATCATCACTCCCTCtctaaatagtcgggctagagtctctCCTCGCTGTCCCATTTACTCCCTTGTTCCGGACATGGAGAATTTTGTCATTTAGTCTTCTCGAGTAGATATGGATGATGTTATGGTGACATACGCCCTAGAATTTGAACAATCCATAACGTTTCAAATTCTGAGAAGGCGAACAATTTGAAACGCCTCGATCTCTGAACCcgtcttttcatatcctagcaCAATTTCCTAGATGAATCTTAACCATTCTTTCTTTAAGACATCAACGGCTAAGATCGGTTCCCTTCACCTATATAAAATAACAAATCGTTTCTTCACCTATATAAAATAACAAATCGTTTCTTCCCACGAGCTCTGGTCTTTCCCGGGTCTCCAAGAAAGAGAAGGGCAAAACCTGGATTCCCAGCTCCCCTTCCTCTGACACCCCAAGTGCTCCATGGTATTCCACCATGGAGAGCACTCTTCGCCCCGGGGCGAAGGAAGATATTAGAGCCATGGGATCTATTCATTCTTCTTATGAAATCCGGATTCTCGGTCCCTCTGATCGGGCCGACAAGCCCCTGGAGGGTTTTTTCACCTTTTTAAGGACCAAGTACGTAGTGACCTTAGGTTCCCCATGGGGACAGTGCTTTTTCGTTATCTGTCCGTCTAAAGAGTCAGTTCCTTGATGATATCTCTTCCTCTCTGAAGGGATGGAAAAGCAGATTCTTCTTC containing:
- the LOC140807561 gene encoding LOW QUALITY PROTEIN: potassium transporter 26-like (The sequence of the model RefSeq protein was modified relative to this genomic sequence to represent the inferred CDS: inserted 1 base in 1 codon) is translated as MQSIDLENSNGSGGSSNGDFMLRTEETGIDSRTMSFTRIYQPLQKLEKEYPAMQTLLLAYQSLGIVYGDLGTSPVNVFSATNLTNLSEDDLIGTLSLIIWTLTIVVFIKYVFIVLQANDHGEGGTFALYSYICRHISFRSKFSIQNTRLESDFDMVHYGRGSPLSTKTKEFLEKNTTAQNCVTILVLLGXCMVIGDGALTPATCVLSALQGIQSLSTEITQDHVVWISVVLLIALFSLQRCGTSKVSFLFSPIMLIWFATNVSIGVYNIIKHHPSVIKAVSPHYIVKFFRRNGEIAWNLLGSVFLGITGAEAMFADLGHFNKRAIQLAFSLVVYPSLILTYAGETAYLVKNPEKITDAYYSSLPNRVYWPMFVISTLAAIVASQSMISASFSIVKQSLALGCFPRVNIIHTSSKHEGQVYSPQINYFLMLLTVGLVVGFKGGVQLANAYGVVVIWVMIITTFLTTLVMLVIWKTRVELVLCFFFPYIVIEGIFMTSLLNKIPQGGWVPFAISAFFLLVMLSWTYGRSKKTEYESENKMSIQELDQILSSNIMHRTRGTCFFFTDLVNGIPPIIRRYIQHTNSVREVMVIVTIRTLPIKTVLPEERLNVGKLGDQGVYRCLVQFGYNDSQEMEGVDYIALVTAKLQELVDDSDEIRMLESAARDEVVFAVGRTILKANRDSGIVARLTVDHIYRFLQKNSRSAVSTLGTPPEKTLQVGMLYEI